The genomic segment AAGTGATGGTTATGATGATACTGATCATGATAGTTAAATCGGcttaatgaataattttttttttgGGATCCTATTTATTTTAGTTTATAATAGCCATTGTTATTCAAATACACATagatttacatatttaagAACTTATCAAAATCCCAAATTAGGCTGTGGCACCCATTTCACTCCAAATTCTTCTTCAAATGAGCCTAAAAACTCTTTAATTcgaaatttttgtattattGCACATGTTGACCATGGGAAATCCACATTAGCTGATCGAATATTAGAATATACGAAGTCTGGTAAGCCCTTAAAACACCTAGTCAACCATGTTAATTCACAGCACCTTGATAATATGGAACTTGAAAGGGAAAGGGGCATTactataaaattacaaagtGCTCGTATTAAATATACCGCTAATGATGGAAATGAATACACCCTGAACCTTATAGACACACCTGGGTAAGATTCTTGTATATATAGACACATAGATTTTAACCACGAAGCAACTAGATCCATTTCAGCTTGTGAAGGAGCGATTTTAGTCGTTGATGGAACTAAAGGAATTCAAGCACAAACAATCACCACTGCACAAATTGCAATTACGCGAGGGGTGGTTATAATACCGGTGGttaacaaaattgacatGGAGGTTTGCGCTATTTTGACATAGGCATGTGATTTTGAAGGAACATCCAAGCAAATTCAgcaaatattcaaaattccacctgatgatatattaaaaatttctgCCAAAACgggtaaatttttaaatatttaggCGTTGGTGTAGGGGATGTTCTGGAAAgaattatttcaaaaataccACCTCCTGTTGTATATTGTGATAAACCAACTAGAGCTTTGATTTTCGACAGTTTATATGATCCTCATAAAGGCGCAATTGGATTTATTAGGGTATACTTTAACTTATCTAGATGATTGATGGAAGGCTTACTCATATggatgaaatatatttgtgcaACACTAAACTTGAATCCaagattaaaaatatcgGACTGATGCTACCTGAATTACAAACGACTGATGTTTTAGAgtaaatttatgtaaaattcAGGAGTGGTCAAGTCGGATGGTTTTCTGCAAACATTAAAGATCCAACTAAATTAAAAGTTGGAGATACTCTTGTTATCAAAAAAGACTTCAGGCatcacaaaattaatttagacgAGGTTTAGTTTCACCTGTTTACACATTTGAAGATGCAAAGCCTACTGTCTATTGTGGAATGTATCCAACTGATGGCACCGATTTTCAGCAATTAAAAGTAAATTTGCACCGATCTAGATTGCAATGGAAAAGTTGAAGTTGAATGATCATTCTTTCACATTTGAACCTGATGATTCTGGGCTAGCGGGCCATGGGTTCCATTGCGGATTTAATGGTATATTGCATATGGATATAATTCGCCAACGCCTAAATCGCGAATTTAACGTATCAGTCATCATTACATGCCCATCTGTTGTAAGTGTATATTACAATTAGCCATATAAATGCGAATTAAGGAATGGAAACACTGTTTGTATCAGAGATGCCTCTCATTGGCCTAAAGATGGAACCATTTGTAAATGTTACGAGCCTTGGACCGAATTAACTCTTCATGTTCCAAAAGagtaatacaataataatttagatctATTGGAAAAACCATGAAGTTATTAGAAAGGATGAGAGGGGTTTTTGTTAGTAAAGACGAAACTTCTTCCGTAgtgttaaaatatcaagCTCCTCTAATTGAAGTTATATCtgatttttttgataaCCTTAAATCCATCACAAATGGGTAAATTTACAGTCATTTAGTTATGGATCATTTGATTACCAAGATTTGTTTTACAAGGAATCTGAATTGGTTAAAATTAGGATAATCGTAAATGGTGAAGAGGCACATGGGTTATCCACGATATGCATAAAATCGAAGGCCCACGAAACAGgtaatgatttattaactTTAGGAAAGAAAATAGTAGAAGCGTTAAAGGCAACTATTCCAAGTCAACAATTCAAAGTCCCTCTTCAAGCTGCTATTGGGAATAGAGTTGTAGCATCAGTATCAATTCCTGCGTTGAGGAAGAATGTTACTCAAGGCTGTTATGGTGGCGATCAAAGTAGGAAGAATAAATTGCTTGATAGACAGGCCAAGGTGATTGACGCCTTATAACCTAGGGTAAACAGATGATGGCTCAGTATGGTAAAGTTAGAATACCAGCAGATTCTTATAAAGCAGTGATTAAAGCTATGAGGAGTCAGCTATAAaggataaaaaaattaggATGTACTAGATTCACTTGTAGGTACATCAAAAGCTTCAATATTTACCGTTCTAATCACATTACTTGGTTTGGCGAATGTATTACACCTGTGATTATAAGTAACTATAAATTTCCCAGTATTCACAATGTGTATATTACTAGAAGTAACAATTGTAGAGTTTTCGCTCCTGAACCATCTCCAAAATGATGTTTTGGGCCTCTTATACAATGAAACTATGGGATCACTTACAAcgatacattttttaaccCTTTTAACATAAGGCAATCCCCAAGTTATATCAATCATGCTACCGCCGTCAATTTCCTGTTGCAATACACTATGAATATACCAAGAGCACTCCATATTATAGAATGAATCCAAATAAACTTGAATCAATGCCGGCGCACTTACAGTTACATACATAATAGAAGTATCAGAATATTGATCTGATATTGCTGGTAGAAATATTGACAATGgcataatatttacatagttTTGTCTAGAGACAAAACTTTCTCCACTCAAACCTGTTCCTTTGGATGATGATGAAGTGCTATTATCATCCAAAGGTGCAGCCTTGTCTAACAAAGATTTAATATGGTGTATGTAAGGcaatggaatttttttagAAGTTGATAATGCCTTAGGTTCAGTTTCATCATCttcatcatcaatttcCGACCTTATAATTCTTTCAATTTCCGTTTCATTGTTACCTATAGAATCAAATCCAACATTTGCTCCTCTTATCCTACAATCTCTTAGATTAGCAAGGGGAACTACTTCATTACTTGACGCCTTACATGCAATTATGTTGGAATCTGAAGTTTTTTCACATAGCAAAAGATCTCCCACTTCGTATTCCAATTTTCCGTTCACACTTTTCACAGTAACGATATCGGGAATGTaagaaattgatttgaATAAAGGTGTACGGACTGTGGAAGGTCGAGATTGATCAACAAGTGGAATACACACGTCAACTGTATTATGATCATGATCGTTATCATCATTCTCTTTCATAGAAAATGATGGCACaattttttccaaattgtaAAGCACTAATATTGAAAgaattacaataattttcatattgGAGGGACttttaaaatgaattttataatcaatttctaAGTGGACTAGCTAGATGTAAAATGTTTGGCTGTTTAATAGACAGCCAAAAATACACTGTcttaaaattcaaattaaatataaacaCACTGGGGTTTAGTAAAGATATGAGCTAagaaataaaaaataaatttgtctacattattttcatcacCCCATAGGATTTCACATTTAGTAATGGCAGGTGGAGGAGCtttgaacaaaatttttcCTGGGTATAAGGATAAGATTTGGTCTAAACTTCCTTCATCAGTAAGTTTAAAGGCTATTAATCCAGATGCAACTACGCCTAATCAAAAGGTGGAATGACAAACTTGTCGAGAAAGCTTATCATAATCACATAACACTAAATAACCGCGTCAAAAGTTTTAATAAGCATTTTTTGGACAATTTAAAACCAAGTTACGCCTACAGATCtacaaatattgattataagaAGCAAAGGTGCAGAGGCACACTTGTTGAAGGAGTTGACTACTATTGCCCTGGAGCAGAAAGTCGTTTATCCAACTTTTTTGAACCATACACTAAGGAAGAGAATGAAAAAAGATCTAAGTATAGATATCAAGAGTAGGCTATATGCACATTTAGTTTGaagaaatatattttattcgCCCTTGGAGTTACAGCTTTCCATGGATATTTACAATCCAGACCTATTGCTTGGTGTTCCGATATTCAACCTCCAGAACCTCCATATTATCCGTTTTGGTTCAAATCTCCATTACATGGACATGATATTGCTAggtaaattgaatttttaatgacAGTGTTAGGAGAGGATATGAAGTTTATCGTCAAGTATGTGCAACTTGCCATTCAATGGAACAAATGAGATTCCGCCGATTGATAAATGATGTTTATCCTGAAAAAAGGGTTAAGGAAATCGCTGCTTCATATGATGTTGTTGATGGCCCTAATTCCGAGGGTGAAATGTTCACCAGACCTGGGGTTATAACGGATCCATTTCCTAACCCATATCCTAATGCTGAAGCCGCTCGCTTCGCAAACGGAGGTGCAATGCCACCAGATTTAAGCGTCATGGCTAGTGCTAGGAAGCGTGGACCTGACTACCTATTTGCACTACTTACAGGTTATGGAGAACCGCCAGAGGGAATTAAACTGAGGCCAGGTTTATACTTCAACAATTACTTCCCTGGCGGCTCAATCTCTATGCCACCACCACTGGAAGATGGAATGATTGATTATGAAGATGGCACCCCTGCTACCGTATCACAGATGGTAATTTACCTAGTTATTTAGGCAAAAGACGTTGCCAGCTTCATAACTTGGGCATCAGACTCCACTCATGATGAAAGGAAATTGACTGGATTTAAGATCTTGGTTGCTTTGTCAGCATGTACATTCTTTTTGGCCGTGTGGAGAAGATTTTTCTGGAGCATGTATGCGACTAGCAGGATGGATTTTagaaaaataaaatatatgcgttgaaatatattcatctccacataattttatactatACAAGCTAGGCGTTATTGATCAGGTGCCATACAATGAATTA from the Babesia microti strain RI chromosome I, complete genome genome contains:
- a CDS encoding GTP-binding protein LepA (overlaps_old_locusTagID:BBM_I00215); translation: MNNFFFGILFILVYNSHCYSNTHRFTYLRTYQNPKLGCGTHFTPNSSSNEPKNSLIRNFCIIAHVDHGKSTLADRILEYTKSVNHVNSQHLDNMELERERGITIKLQSARIKYTANDGNEYTLNLIDTPGHIDFNHEATRSISACEGAILVVDGTKGIQAQTITTAQIAITRGVVIIPVVNKIDMEACDFEGTSKQIQQIFKIPPDDILKISAKTGVGVGDVLERIISKIPPPVVYCDKPTRALIFDSLYDPHKGAIGFIRMIDGRLTHMDEIYLCNTKLESKIKNIGLMLPELQTTDVLESGQVGWFSANIKDPTKLKVGDTLVIKKDFRRGLVSPVYTFEDAKPTVYCGMYPTDGTDFQQLKIAMEKLKLNDHSFTFEPDDSGLAGHGFHCGFNGILHMDIIRQRLNREFNVSVIITCPSVPYKCELRNGNTVCIRDASHWPKDGTICKCYEPWTELTLHVPKESIGKTMKLLERMRGVFVSKDETSSVVLKYQAPLIEVISDFFDNLKSITNGYGSFDYQDLFYKESELVKIRIIVNGEEAHGLSTICIKSKAHETGKKIVEALKATIPSQQFKVPLQAAIGNRVVASVSIPALRKNVTQGCYGGDQSRKNKLLDRQAKGKQMMAQYGKVRIPADSYKAVIKAMRSQL
- a CDS encoding ubiquinol-cytochrome c reductase cytochrome c1 subunit (overlaps_old_locusTagID:BBM_I00225) encodes the protein MAGGGALNKIFPGYKDKIWSKLPSSMQLRLIKRWNDKLVEKAYHNHITLNNRVKSFNKHFLDNLKPSYAYRSTNIDYKKQRCRGTLVEGVDYYCPGAESRLSNFFEPYTKEENEKRSKYRYQDLKKYILFALGVTAFHGYLQSRPIAWCSDIQPPEPPYYPFWFKSPLHGHDIASVRRGYEVYRQVCATCHSMEQMRFRRLINDVYPEKRVKEIAASYDVVDGPNSEGEMFTRPGVITDPFPNPYPNAEAARFANGGAMPPDLSVMASARKRGPDYLFALLTGYGEPPEGIKLRPGLYFNNYFPGGSISMPPPLEDGMIDYEDGTPATVSQMAKDVASFITWASDSTHDERKLTGFKILVALSACTFFLAVWRRFFWSMYATSRMDFRKIKYMR